One Sulfurovum riftiae genomic region harbors:
- a CDS encoding DUF475 domain-containing protein produces LEHSAHWGIGGLGIMMLFQLFHHIPEPLISAIALTFILSSLYSSIKRTETLFRG; encoded by the coding sequence CCTTGAGCACTCAGCTCACTGGGGAATAGGGGGACTTGGAATAATGATGCTCTTTCAGCTCTTCCACCACATACCAGAACCTTTAATAAGCGCTATTGCCCTTACGTTTATTCTCTCTTCCCTCTACTCTTCAATTAAGAGGACGGAGACCCTCTTTAGAGGTTAA